The window GCGGCCGGTTTTGGCTGCTAGATCTTCCAGCTCCATCGCTTCCCTGGCATTGACCGTAAAGGGTTTCTCCGCCACTACATCCTTTCCCGCCAGCAGGGCCTTGCTGACCTGCTCGTGGTGCAGCTGCACGGGGGTGTTCACCACTACCAGGCGAATGCTCTCGTCCGCGATCAGTTCCTCAAAAGACCGGTAGAGTTTGGAGTCGGGATAGCGTTCCCTTGAATCGTTCTTATGGCGCTCAACGATGGCCGTGAGTTCAAAGCCTGGATGGCTCTGGATAAAAGGGGCATGGAAGAGCTTGCCACTCATGCCATAGGAGCAAATGCCGGTTTTGATGATGTCCATGGTGTAGGTTGAAGGGCAAATGTAAGGAAGAGGCAGAATGTGGAAATGAGAGGATGTGAAGATATGGAGATGTGGGGTGCTCTCAAATTCTACTAGAAAGCTTTTGAGCACGGTGGATAGGTTTAAATGAGGTTTCATCTCTGGGATGATATTGGTAAATAGGCATGAATTCCCAAAGGATAGTTAGAGAAGTGTCACATCTCCACATCTCCACATTCCCACATCTTCTCTCCAGTTAAAGTTTTCCTAACGACTAAACCCATCAACCCTCCACTAGTCCTAAGGGGATAAACATGTTTATGAAAAGCAAGATTACTTCTGTTGTTGGATTGCTCTCCCTCTTGCTGGTGACTGGTAGTTCCTTTGCCCAGCCGCGCCACCACGATAGCCGGCCGGAAAGGAATGATGGCGAATACCGGGAAGAAAGAAGGAATGAACGGGATCGGGATGATGACCGTGGCCGCAGTTATGAAAGGGGTCGCGACCGTGATGGGAACCGTGACCGGGATCGTGATTGGGATCGTGACCGCCGCTACCCTGCACCTTCCAGGCATTATGACCCCATGCATTATCCCGACTATGGACACCGCAGGCCCTATGACCGTTACCCGCGGCACGATTACTATCGTCCCATTCCCCGCCACCGCGTGATGGTAGTGAACCGTTACCAGCCCAGGTATTATTCCTCCATGCCTTATGGATGCCGGCCGGTCACCTACGGCAGGCACCATTACTATTATGGTAATGGATATTATTATCGTCCCTGGGGAACCGGTTTCCGCATTGTGATGCCGCCGGTCGGTATCCATATCAATTTCCTGCCGGCCAATTGCAGCAGGATTGTTTGGGGACCGAGGACCTATTTCTATTTCCAGGGAGTGTTCTATTCCCAGCTGCCAATGGGCAGGGGGTATGAAGTAGTGGCGCCGCCTTATGGAGTCATCGTGTATGACCTGCCGGGTGAATCCCGCAGGGTGCGTTATGATGGAAGGTTTTATGAAGAGTACAATAATGTCTTGTACAACCGTATCCAGACCCCTGATGGTCCGGCCTACGAAGTGGCGGAAGTGCTGGAGCAGGAATTGAATGATGGTTATGTAGAAGGGTGGTAGGCAGATGCTTTAAACTGCCACGAAGGCTCAAAGACACGAAGTACACACAAAGGCTTAATGACCTTCGTGAATGCTTAGTGTCTTCGAGCCTTCGTGGCAAAAAAACTACATCCTATATCTTCGGTTGATATCGATCGAGTAAGGCGCGGAGGGATTTGATGCCATCCACTTCGGATTGGTGATTACCCTCGTATTCCAGGCTGATATACCCGGTATAGTTATGGTCGCCGATGATCTTCACCATGCGTTCAAAATCGATGCTGGTCTCGAATCCCTGGTCATCAAACCGATGCGCCTTGGCGCTTACTGATTTGGCCAATGGCATCAACAAGTCAACCCCGACATAACGGTTATACCTCAACTCCCCGTCATAGATCTTCGTTTCGGAATAGTCGAAATTGTCGAAGTCGACACAAGTGCCGAGGTTGGACTTGCCCGCTTCCTTCAGGGTTTCCAGCAACCATATCGGGTGGCTCGACATGCCGCCATGGTTTTCCACCAGGATATTCAGCTGGTATTTTTGTGCCAGGTCACAGAGTTTGGCCAGGCTATCTGCTGCCTGGAATTTCTGGTCTTCCTTCCCGCCTGTCCCATGGGCATTCACCCTGATGGAATGGCAGCCCAGGATAGCGGCGGATTCCAACCATTTCTTATGGCGCTCGATGGCATCGGCCCTTTCTTTTTTATCGGCATGGCCCAGGTAACCTTCTGCATCTACCATGATCAGCAGGTTGCGGATGCCGGCATCTTCACTGCGTTTCTTCAGTTGCTTCATGAAAGCCGTATCATCACCATGACCATAGAAAAAGGTATTCACGTATTCCACTGCTTCCAGGTTGAATGTTTTCCTGGTGAATGCAGGGAAGTCCATTGGCTTCAGTGATCCCTGCAGGAGCTTGTCGGGATCGGATGATAAGAGTTTCATGAAACTGTTCATGTCGTTCCTGCTGGCGCCGAACTGCATCCGGTTCAATGCCCATTGGGACAAGGCATATTTCATGGGAAGCCTGGAAGCATAGGCGCCTGCCGGCTGTTCTTCGTTCGTCCCGGGAAAGCCTTTCAGGACGGGCATGGCTGCGACGGTCAATAGCGTATTGCGTACAAATGACCTACGGTTATACTGTTTCATAGCCTGGGAATAAAAAAATCCTTACCTGGTAAGGGTAAGGATTTAATAACGCAGCCAGGAGGAAATTATTATAAATTCTTCTTTTTCAGTTCGTTTACGGCATGGTCCACCGCCCTGGCAGTGAGGGCCATATAGGTCAATGAGGGGTTCTGGGTAGCGGTGGAGGTCATGCAGGCGCCATCGGTAACGAAAACATTCTTGCAATGGTGCAGCTGGTTCCATTCATTGAGCAGTGAGGTCCTGGGATCCTTGCCCATTCTCACCCCGCCCATTTCATGGATATCCAGTCCCGGCGCTTGCCTGGAGTCAGCCGCTTTGATATCCGAGAATCCTGCCTTTGTGAACATCTCGGTCAGCTGCTCGATATAATCCTTCACCATCTTCTCATCATTATCGTCATAGGCGATATCCGTATGCAAGAGCGGGATGCCCCATTCGTCCTTCTGGTCCTTGTCCAGGAATACCCTGTTGCTTTCCTTCGGGATGGTTTCCCCCATCATGTGGGAGCCTACCTGCCATAGTCCCGGCTTCGGGTTATCGAGCTTGCGTTTCAGCTCTTCCCCCCAGCCGTTAGCTGGTTCATTCACCCGATAGGCGCCGAAGCCTGCTGCATATCCGCGCAGGAAGTCGGTCTCCTGTTTGCTCACATTCCTGAAGCGGGGGATATAACCACTATTGGGACGGCGGCCTTCTGTGGTGAAGTCGGCAAAGCCTTCATAACTGGCGCTTACCCTTGCCCGGTAGTTATGGAAGGCAACGTATTTGCCCAGCAGCCCTGAATCATTGCCCAGTCCATTCGGGAAGCGGGAGGAGGTGGAGTTCAACAGGATCAGGTTGGTATTGAGCGCGGCGGCATTTACAAAGATCACCGGCGCGAAATATTCTGTCGCCTGTTTGGTAACGGCGTCTATCACCCGAACCCCGGTAGCTTTTTGTTGCTGCTCATCATAGATGATGGAGTGCACCACAGCGTTGGTCTTCAGGGTCATGTTACCGGTCTTCATCGCCCAGGGTATGGTGGAGGAATTGCTGCTGAAGTAGCCGCCAAATGGGCATCCGCGCTGGCAAAGGTCGCGGTTCTGGCACTGTGCCCTGCCTTGCTCCAGGTGGATGGGCTGTGGTGCCGTAAGGTGGGCTGCACGGCCGATGATCACCTGCCTGTCGCGGTAGTTGGAAGCCACTTTCTCAGAGAAATATTTCTCTACACAGTTCATTTCCATTGGGGGCAGGAACTCACCATCTGGCAGTTGGGGAATGCCATCCTTGTTGCCGGAGATGCCGGCGAACTTTTCTACATGGCTGTACCAGGGGGCAATGTCCTTGTAACGGATCGGCCAGTCAACGGCAAATCCATCCCTTGCCGGTCCTTCGAAGTCAAACTCGCTCCAGCGCTGGGTTTGACGTGCCCACATCAGCGACTTGCCGCCCACCTGGTAACCCCTGATCCAGTCGAAGGGCTTGTCCTGCACATAGGGATGTTCCTTGTCCTTTACAAAGAAGTGCAGGGCATCTTCGCGGAAGGCATAACACTTGCTGATGATGGGATTGGCATCCCTGATCTCGGCAGTGAGCTGTCCCCGGTGTTCAAATTCCCAGGGGTTCATGTTGGTAGTGGGATAATCCTTGATATGCTTCACATCCTTTCCCCGCTCCAGTACCAGGGTTTTCAGGCCCTTCCCGGTAAATTCCTTGGCTGCCCAGCCTCCGCTGATGCCTGAGCCAATAACGATAGCATCGAAAGTGTTTTCGGCGGTGCCTTTAGTATTGAGATTTCCCATGGTTATGATTTAGTGGCTGAAGGGTTAACAGGTATGCAGGATTTGTATTTGCCGGGAACCAGCTTGTAGGGCCTTACCTTGGTGAGGTAATGTTCCGATTGGGTATAGCCCCTGATGATTTGTCCCCTTAATTGGTTGACGAAAGAAGAAAGATCATCCTTTCCTTCCGCGGTCTTCTGGAGGAAGGCCAGTCGCTTCGCCGGGTCTGCGGCATCAAAGCTTGCTCCCAGTTCTTTATCCGCGAGGACCTGCAGGTCTTTCAGGCCCTTGGTGAAGGCGGCCTGTTCTTCCTTACCCAGGCAATCATCCGCCATTTTCAGCGCGAAAAGGTGGATGCCCAGTTCCGCTGCACCCGGACCTTCATTGGCCGGTATCAGGGTCGCCGCAAAGGTCTTCAGGAAAGCCTCATCCTTCGGGGTAATGGAAAGGTTCTTGAGCTGGATGGATAGTTTGTCCTGTTGGAAAACACAGGAAGGCAGGAATGCCATGCCAGCACCCATCCAGAAAAAATGTTTGATGACAGTTCGTCTTTGCATGATCAATGCTTATCGTCTATTGGAACGATATTGCTTCAATTTAAAAGGATTTTAATGTTCCTTTATCCTGCACTGTCCTTATAGCCAATTATGATTAAGAATTGGATAAAATTCTACTAATTGGCGCAGGACGATGGTGGTACATAAAAAGGGCTGCCCCTTTTAAAGGGACAGCCCTGGTTCTAAAAAGTCTGTGTTTACCTGTTTACTTCAATGCCTTGATGGTGGCTAATGTTTCTGCCAGCGGAGGTACTTTCCTGGCCTTGGTGGCCTGCTCATACACAAATCCTGCTGCGATCAACTGGGGCTCCGACAGATAGGTACCCACCAGGATCAAGGCCTCTGGGGTGCCTTTCTCATCATAACCACTCGGGATGCTGATGGCTGGGTAGCCTGCCGGTGCATAGACCTGGTTGACATCCGATACCAGAAGGTCAACCTGGAAGGCGTTCAATACGCTGTCTATGGCCCTTCTTGCGATGGCAATATTCCTGGTCTTGATCTCATTGAAGGAAGCCTCACTGATCTTGTTGTTCTGTGCTCCTTCTACCAGTCCATGCCCATAGGGGGCACGGTTGGCCATATCCTGCTTGTTGAAGGCAATGATCTCTTCCATAGACTTGAATGGTGCTTCTTTCCCCAATCCTGCCAGGAAATGGTTGAGGTCCTGCTTGAAGCCATAGGTCAGGGCCTGGCCAATATCATTCTGTCGCCTGGGCATCAGGGAATCGGGAATGAACACCACTTTCAGGCCAGCATCGGTGAATACTTTTGCGGCGGCTAAAGCGGTTGCCCTTCTCTTTTCCAGGAAATTCCGGGTATTCTGTTTGGCTTCATCACTCGCATTGCCCATGCGCTCTAAGGCTTTGGTGATATCTACTTCCTCAGTAACAGGAACGCCTATGCGTAAACCATTGGCGGCACCTGGTTTCAGGTAAGCGGAGAAGTCTACCCCTGCCAGTTTGCCTGCGCGGGTGGTAGCGGTATCCAGGGGGTCAACGCCGGTCATGGCGCTTAGCATGATGGCAACGTCGGTTACTGTCTTACCCATGGGGCCGGGCACATCCTGGTATTCCAGCAGCGGGATGATATTGCTCCGGCTCACGAGTCCCATACTCGTTTTCAATCCCACCACACTGTTGATCCTGGCTGGCATGATGATGGATCCCTGGGTCTCACTGCCTACACTTACAGTTACAAGGTCTGCTGCAACCGCAACGGCTGAGCCGCTGCTGGAACCCCAGGTATCGAATGGTCCATAAGGATTGCGGGTCTGGCCGCCATTCACGGAGAACCCGCTGGGCATGCATTGGTCCATATAGTTGGCCCACTCCGACATATTGGCCTTGCCCAGGATGATGGCGCCGGCTTCCCGCAGTTGCTTTACCAGGAAGGCATCCCTGGAAGGTTTCCAGGCCAGCATGGCCGCCGTACCCGCAGCGGTATGCAGTTTATCTGCAGTGGCAATATTATCCTTCAACAAAACAGGAATGCCGTACATGGCCTTGTTCCCTGCCTTTCGCTTGCGCTCCTTGTCCATCTTGCGGGCAATGTCCAGGACATCGGGATTGACCTCCAATACGGAATTCAACTGGCCTATATCCACTTGCCTGATGCGGTCGAGGTAATACAAAACCAGGTCGGTTGAATGGAGTTTGCCTGCATTCATCAGTGCTTGCAGCCCGGGAATGGTTTGTCCTTCAACCAATGCGGCAACATCCGCTTTCCGGGTGGCAAATTTTGCCAGCTCCTGCTCAAAGGGACTAAGGTCCCTTTTGATCTTGCCATTATAGTTCGGTTCAATCCGGGGATAGGGAAGTTGCCTTCCCGGGCAGGTGATGGTCTTGGCTGCCTGGTTCTTCTCCTGTGCCATTAGCCCTGTATGCAGGGACGTGCACAATAGTGTAGCGCATACTGCTGCTGGTAATGAGAGCCTCATAAGTAGTAGTTGTAGCGCTAATTTAACTTAAAGCTCATGTAGTTGCACTTTGTTTAAGGAGGAAAGCCTAACCGGGCAAATTGCTTCATCTTTTTGCGGGCTATTCTCTCCAACATCCGCTGCTGCTGGCTCGATTGTCATTCGTTGACCATCACCAGTTTCTTTCCCTGGCTGAGATTGCCTTCCAGCAACCGATGCGCTTCCTGGACGGTTTCCCTGGATAGCGGCCCCACGATATTCACTGGCGCAGGACTGATGACCTGGCTTTCGATCATCCTGAATAACCTTTCGAGCAATTTGCCATAGATGGCTGTTCCTTCGGGATGCGGTCCCAGCA is drawn from Flavihumibacter rivuli and contains these coding sequences:
- a CDS encoding sugar phosphate isomerase/epimerase family protein, with the protein product MKQYNRRSFVRNTLLTVAAMPVLKGFPGTNEEQPAGAYASRLPMKYALSQWALNRMQFGASRNDMNSFMKLLSSDPDKLLQGSLKPMDFPAFTRKTFNLEAVEYVNTFFYGHGDDTAFMKQLKKRSEDAGIRNLLIMVDAEGYLGHADKKERADAIERHKKWLESAAILGCHSIRVNAHGTGGKEDQKFQAADSLAKLCDLAQKYQLNILVENHGGMSSHPIWLLETLKEAGKSNLGTCVDFDNFDYSETKIYDGELRYNRYVGVDLLMPLAKSVSAKAHRFDDQGFETSIDFERMVKIIGDHNYTGYISLEYEGNHQSEVDGIKSLRALLDRYQPKI
- a CDS encoding GMC oxidoreductase, whose protein sequence is MGNLNTKGTAENTFDAIVIGSGISGGWAAKEFTGKGLKTLVLERGKDVKHIKDYPTTNMNPWEFEHRGQLTAEIRDANPIISKCYAFREDALHFFVKDKEHPYVQDKPFDWIRGYQVGGKSLMWARQTQRWSEFDFEGPARDGFAVDWPIRYKDIAPWYSHVEKFAGISGNKDGIPQLPDGEFLPPMEMNCVEKYFSEKVASNYRDRQVIIGRAAHLTAPQPIHLEQGRAQCQNRDLCQRGCPFGGYFSSNSSTIPWAMKTGNMTLKTNAVVHSIIYDEQQQKATGVRVIDAVTKQATEYFAPVIFVNAAALNTNLILLNSTSSRFPNGLGNDSGLLGKYVAFHNYRARVSASYEGFADFTTEGRRPNSGYIPRFRNVSKQETDFLRGYAAGFGAYRVNEPANGWGEELKRKLDNPKPGLWQVGSHMMGETIPKESNRVFLDKDQKDEWGIPLLHTDIAYDDNDEKMVKDYIEQLTEMFTKAGFSDIKAADSRQAPGLDIHEMGGVRMGKDPRTSLLNEWNQLHHCKNVFVTDGACMTSTATQNPSLTYMALTARAVDHAVNELKKKNL
- a CDS encoding gluconate 2-dehydrogenase subunit 3 family protein translates to MQRRTVIKHFFWMGAGMAFLPSCVFQQDKLSIQLKNLSITPKDEAFLKTFAATLIPANEGPGAAELGIHLFALKMADDCLGKEEQAAFTKGLKDLQVLADKELGASFDAADPAKRLAFLQKTAEGKDDLSSFVNQLRGQIIRGYTQSEHYLTKVRPYKLVPGKYKSCIPVNPSATKS
- a CDS encoding DUF6515 family protein, coding for MKSKITSVVGLLSLLLVTGSSFAQPRHHDSRPERNDGEYREERRNERDRDDDRGRSYERGRDRDGNRDRDRDWDRDRRYPAPSRHYDPMHYPDYGHRRPYDRYPRHDYYRPIPRHRVMVVNRYQPRYYSSMPYGCRPVTYGRHHYYYGNGYYYRPWGTGFRIVMPPVGIHINFLPANCSRIVWGPRTYFYFQGVFYSQLPMGRGYEVVAPPYGVIVYDLPGESRRVRYDGRFYEEYNNVLYNRIQTPDGPAYEVAEVLEQELNDGYVEGW
- a CDS encoding amidase family protein, whose protein sequence is MRLSLPAAVCATLLCTSLHTGLMAQEKNQAAKTITCPGRQLPYPRIEPNYNGKIKRDLSPFEQELAKFATRKADVAALVEGQTIPGLQALMNAGKLHSTDLVLYYLDRIRQVDIGQLNSVLEVNPDVLDIARKMDKERKRKAGNKAMYGIPVLLKDNIATADKLHTAAGTAAMLAWKPSRDAFLVKQLREAGAIILGKANMSEWANYMDQCMPSGFSVNGGQTRNPYGPFDTWGSSSGSAVAVAADLVTVSVGSETQGSIIMPARINSVVGLKTSMGLVSRSNIIPLLEYQDVPGPMGKTVTDVAIMLSAMTGVDPLDTATTRAGKLAGVDFSAYLKPGAANGLRIGVPVTEEVDITKALERMGNASDEAKQNTRNFLEKRRATALAAAKVFTDAGLKVVFIPDSLMPRRQNDIGQALTYGFKQDLNHFLAGLGKEAPFKSMEEIIAFNKQDMANRAPYGHGLVEGAQNNKISEASFNEIKTRNIAIARRAIDSVLNAFQVDLLVSDVNQVYAPAGYPAISIPSGYDEKGTPEALILVGTYLSEPQLIAAGFVYEQATKARKVPPLAETLATIKALK